Proteins encoded by one window of Pueribacillus theae:
- a CDS encoding helicase-related protein has product MRDYQKFLKSKQLKQNISGFDIDRNQLHETLFDFQKDIVKWALKKGKAAIFAGTGLGKTVMQLEWARQVSIKTNGKILILAPLAVSSQTVREAQEKLNLSVTHVRQNNDVTDGLNIANYEILHKLDPIHFSGIVLDESSILKSFTGKVRTMIIDSFKNTPFKLACTATPAPNDFMELGNHSEFLNVMSRTEMLSMFFVHDGGETQKWRLKGHGASKFWEWVSSWAVLIQKPSDLGYEDGAFDLPPLNMEEVVIPAEVDEGSLIPVQAETLMERRQARRKTIKDRVKKCAEIVNATDKPFLVWCDLNDESKMLTELIPDAVEIKGSDKPEYKEKAMMDFSEGRIRVLVTKPSIAGMGLNWQHCADMAFVGLSDSFEQVFQAIRRCWRFGQEKSVNVHIIISELEGNVLSNIQRKEEDFQKMVEGMVAFTKNITSKNIKSTEMEKTLYETKEKIKLPSFLKEKSVV; this is encoded by the coding sequence ATGAGAGACTATCAAAAGTTTTTAAAATCCAAACAGTTAAAACAAAACATTAGTGGGTTTGATATTGATCGAAATCAATTACATGAAACGCTATTCGACTTTCAAAAGGACATTGTAAAGTGGGCACTTAAAAAAGGAAAAGCTGCAATATTCGCTGGAACAGGGCTAGGAAAGACAGTCATGCAATTGGAATGGGCAAGACAAGTAAGCATTAAAACAAATGGAAAAATATTAATATTGGCTCCTCTCGCAGTCTCGTCACAGACTGTAAGAGAAGCCCAAGAAAAGTTAAATCTGTCTGTAACCCACGTTCGCCAAAACAATGATGTTACAGACGGTTTAAACATAGCAAATTATGAAATTTTACACAAATTAGATCCAATCCATTTTTCAGGAATTGTGCTTGATGAAAGTTCAATACTTAAAAGTTTTACTGGGAAAGTTAGAACGATGATTATAGACAGTTTTAAAAACACGCCTTTTAAACTTGCTTGTACTGCTACGCCAGCACCTAACGATTTTATGGAATTAGGAAATCATAGTGAGTTTTTAAACGTCATGAGCAGGACTGAAATGTTATCAATGTTTTTCGTCCACGATGGCGGAGAAACGCAAAAATGGCGATTAAAAGGTCATGGTGCATCTAAATTCTGGGAGTGGGTGTCATCCTGGGCTGTGCTTATTCAAAAACCAAGCGACTTAGGATATGAGGATGGCGCGTTTGATTTACCGCCTTTAAATATGGAAGAGGTAGTTATTCCCGCTGAAGTAGATGAAGGATCACTTATTCCCGTTCAAGCTGAAACACTTATGGAAAGACGGCAAGCTAGGAGAAAAACCATCAAGGACAGAGTTAAAAAGTGCGCTGAAATAGTAAATGCGACAGACAAGCCTTTCCTTGTATGGTGTGACTTAAACGATGAATCTAAGATGTTAACTGAATTAATACCTGACGCTGTGGAGATCAAAGGTTCGGACAAGCCGGAATATAAAGAAAAAGCCATGATGGACTTTTCAGAAGGCCGGATTCGTGTTCTTGTCACAAAACCATCCATCGCCGGAATGGGTTTAAATTGGCAACATTGCGCTGATATGGCGTTCGTAGGTTTGTCAGATTCATTTGAACAGGTTTTCCAAGCTATTAGGCGTTGTTGGAGGTTCGGACAAGAAAAGTCTGTAAATGTCCATATAATCATTTCTGAACTAGAAGGCAATGTACTTTCAAATATCCAACGCAAAGAAGAAGATTTTCAGAAAATGGTTGAGGGTATGGTTGCTTTTACGAAAAACATTACTTCAAAAAATATTAAGTCCACAGAAATGGAAAAAACATTATATGAAACGAAAGAAAAAATTAAGCTTCCATCTTTTTTAAAGGAGAAATCAGTCGTATGA
- a CDS encoding DNA-methyltransferase, producing the protein MNILDQVLHEDYAIYNGDCVEVVGGMPNDSIDFSVFSPPFSSLYTYSNSDRDMGNSKSDKEFYEHFRFLVKELYRVIKPGRLVSFHCMDIPALKERDGYIGLKDFPGDMLRLFQSEGFIYHSKATIWKDPLTEATRTKALGLMHKQIEKDSSLCRQGLPDYLITVRKPGENADPIDHPYGLESYAGELEPDAPKIKRPPIDKESFNKKQAYVGPPVYSHQVWRKYASPVWMDIRQSNTLQRESARDEKDERHIAPLQLDVIERALTLWSKEGDTVLSPFLGIGSEGYQSLKMNRKFVGVELKPSYFDVAKKNMERAILERGQVSIFDVMEG; encoded by the coding sequence ATGAACATACTAGACCAAGTTTTACATGAAGATTATGCGATTTACAACGGTGATTGTGTAGAGGTTGTGGGAGGTATGCCAAATGACAGCATTGACTTCTCAGTCTTTTCCCCTCCATTTTCAAGCCTTTACACATACAGTAATTCAGATCGCGACATGGGAAATAGCAAGTCAGATAAGGAGTTTTACGAGCATTTCAGATTTTTAGTTAAAGAACTTTACCGGGTAATTAAGCCTGGTAGACTCGTAAGTTTTCATTGCATGGATATTCCTGCATTAAAAGAGCGTGACGGATATATAGGACTTAAAGACTTTCCCGGGGATATGCTCCGTTTATTTCAGTCAGAAGGATTTATATATCACTCAAAAGCGACAATTTGGAAAGATCCTCTTACTGAAGCAACTCGAACAAAAGCACTTGGATTGATGCATAAGCAAATTGAAAAAGATTCGTCACTTTGCAGACAAGGACTGCCAGATTATTTAATAACCGTTCGAAAACCAGGTGAAAATGCTGATCCAATTGACCATCCGTATGGTCTAGAGAGTTATGCGGGTGAATTAGAACCTGATGCACCTAAAATCAAAAGACCACCTATAGACAAAGAATCGTTCAATAAGAAACAGGCATATGTTGGACCTCCTGTATATTCACATCAAGTATGGAGGAAATACGCATCTCCAGTATGGATGGATATTAGACAGTCAAACACTCTTCAAAGAGAATCAGCAAGGGATGAAAAAGACGAAAGGCACATCGCACCGTTGCAATTAGATGTGATTGAACGAGCTTTGACATTATGGTCAAAAGAAGGCGATACGGTTTTAAGTCCATTCTTAGGCATCGGTTCAGAAGGTTATCAATCTTTGAAAATGAATCGAAAATTTGTAGGGGTTGAACTAAAACCAAGTTATTTTGATGTCGCTAAAAAGAATATGGAACGCGCCATTCTTGAAAGAGGACAAGTTTCGATTTTCGATGTGATGGAGGGTTAA